One Acetobacterium sp. KB-1 DNA segment encodes these proteins:
- a CDS encoding L-2-amino-thiazoline-4-carboxylic acid hydrolase, whose translation MMKNKQDRDVFKKTRLSNIQETLVILFGEIRGRHYFGKAEAVLENELKNVDDRGSKAIGRHLRTSILPGYACYRALVECGVYWEVAYAVVEEEISAAALRMATISELLRSLPFAYPLFKLLIIPALKRGYPKEGWTIKWRECSGKRIYFHITSCLYCEELLKRDALELCPAFCHSDHVAYDPLAPRILFCRKWTLAAGNEICDFYFKNGKTANKKIKNSEVKGYRLM comes from the coding sequence ATGATGAAAAATAAGCAGGACAGAGATGTTTTCAAAAAGACACGACTCTCCAATATCCAGGAAACCCTGGTTATCCTATTTGGCGAAATCAGAGGTCGTCACTATTTTGGTAAAGCTGAGGCGGTTCTGGAGAATGAATTGAAAAATGTGGATGATCGTGGCAGCAAGGCCATTGGCAGGCATTTAAGAACATCGATATTACCGGGCTATGCCTGTTATCGGGCACTAGTGGAGTGCGGTGTTTACTGGGAGGTGGCCTATGCCGTTGTTGAAGAAGAAATTTCAGCAGCTGCCCTTCGCATGGCAACCATTTCCGAACTGCTCAGAAGCCTGCCATTTGCTTACCCCTTATTTAAACTTCTGATTATACCCGCCCTGAAACGGGGTTACCCAAAGGAGGGATGGACCATCAAGTGGCGGGAATGCAGCGGGAAACGCATCTATTTTCATATTACCAGCTGTTTGTACTGCGAGGAGCTGTTAAAAAGGGATGCCCTAGAGCTGTGCCCGGCTTTTTGTCATTCAGATCATGTCGCCTACGATCCTTTAGCCCCCCGGATTTTATTTTGCCGGAAATGGACTCTGGCAGCAGGGAATGAAATATGTGATTTTTATTTT